The Paenibacillus uliginis N3/975 genome has a window encoding:
- a CDS encoding LysE/ArgO family amino acid transporter: protein MIEAILHAVLLAFGLILPLGVQNVFIFNQGAVNSRFIRALPAVLTASVCDTLLIFAAVGGVSLVILKFAWLETTIYAVGVLFLLYMGFSIWRSKGGGGGQSAPLSARKQVLYAASVSLLNPHAILDTIGVIGTSSLAYEGMTKWIFALTAAIVSWLWFLGLALAGRTLGRVDTTGRSIAVLNTVSALIIWLLALYMALQLFGILT, encoded by the coding sequence TTGATCGAAGCGATTCTCCATGCGGTGCTGCTGGCTTTCGGGCTGATTCTGCCGCTAGGTGTGCAAAATGTATTCATTTTTAATCAGGGAGCGGTAAACTCGCGCTTTATTCGTGCATTACCTGCTGTTCTAACAGCATCGGTATGCGATACACTGTTGATCTTCGCGGCAGTAGGGGGAGTTTCACTCGTTATTTTGAAGTTTGCTTGGCTCGAAACGACGATATACGCCGTGGGGGTTCTGTTTCTGCTCTACATGGGATTCAGTATTTGGAGATCCAAAGGCGGAGGAGGCGGACAATCCGCTCCGCTGTCTGCCCGCAAGCAGGTACTTTATGCAGCGTCGGTTTCCCTTCTGAATCCGCATGCGATATTGGATACCATTGGCGTAATCGGGACGAGCTCACTTGCTTACGAAGGTATGACCAAATGGATATTCGCATTGACTGCGGCAATCGTTTCGTGGCTGTGGTTTCTAGGTTTGGCATTGGCAGGTCGGACGCTGGGCAGAGTAGATACGACGGGCCGGAGCATTGCGGTGCTGAATACCGTCTCGGCCTTGATCATTTGGCTGCTGGCTCTCTATATGGCGCTGCAATTGTTCGGTATACTTACATAG